A DNA window from Jaculus jaculus isolate mJacJac1 chromosome 1, mJacJac1.mat.Y.cur, whole genome shotgun sequence contains the following coding sequences:
- the LOC101599313 gene encoding olfactory receptor 5D18-like — translation MLLSNSNHSMATFILLGFSDYPALQVPLFVIFLTIYAVTVVGNIGMILIIKINPKLHTPMYFFLSHLSLVDFCYSSIFVPRVLVNLVAKDRAISFLGCILQYCFFAVFVVTESMLLVVMAYDRFVAICSPLLYTVAMSQKLCITLVVGSYAWGLTCSLTMTCSVVQLSFHGFNTIDHFFCEFASLLSLSCSDTHIQKILLFTLSTINAVSTLLIILLSYVFILITILKMHSASGRHKAFSTCASHLTTITVFYGTIMFLYCVPNSKNSRHTVKVASVFYTMVIPMLNPLIYQSKK, via the coding sequence ATGCTCCTATCAAATAGCAATCACAGCATGGCCACATTCATTCTCTTGGGCTTCTCAGATTACCCAGCCCTGCAAGTTCCTCTCTTCGTGATTTTTCTAACCATCTATGCTGTCACTGTGGTAGGGAATATTGGCATGATCCTCATAATTAAAATTAACCCCAAATTGCACACCCCCATGTACTTTTTCCTCAGCCACCTCTCCCTTGTGGATTTCTGCTACTCCTCTATCTTTGTTCCCAGAGTACTTGTGAACTTAGTTGCAAAAGACAGAGCCATTTCATTTTTGGGATGTATATTACAATATTGTTTCTTTGCTGTCTTTGTGGTAACAGAATCTATGCTACTAGTGGTGATGGCCTATGACCGCTTTGTGGCCATCTGCAGCCCCCTGCTCTACACAGTCGCCATGTCCCAGAAGCTCTGTATTACACTGGTGGTGGGATCCTATGCTTGGGGGCTAACATGTTCCTTGACCATGACATGTTCTGTTGTGCAATTATCTTTTCATGGGTTCAACACAATCGATCACTTCTTCTGTGAGTTCGCCTCCctgctttccctctcttgctctgatACTCACATCCAAAAAATACTTCTGTTCACTCTTTCTACCATTAATGCTGTCAGCACACTCCTCATCATTCTTTTGTCTTATGTGTTCATCCTTATTACCATCTTGAAGATGCATTCAGCAAGTGGGCGTCACAAGGCCTTCTCCACCTGTGCTTCCCACCTGACCACCATCACCGTCTTCTATGGTACCATCATGTTCCTGTACTGTGTGCCCAACTCCAAAAACTCTAGGCACACAGTCAAAGTGGCCTCCGTGTTCTACACAATGGTGATCCCCATGCTCAATCCCCTGATCTACCAGTCTAAGAAATAA